The Sinomicrobium kalidii region GGAAGGCTGAACATATATATTTCTTCCGCCTTAGGGCTTATTGCCAAACGATATGTTTTCTGCGACAATGTTATGATCCCCACCTACCCCGCCTTTCTCCAACTCCGCAAATACGACCTTATGGCCTTTACCAACCGCCTCCACCAGTACGGTATTAAAAAAATACGACGAATAGGCCATACCATGGAATTCGAACAGATCAAGGAATACGTTCAGGGGGACGACATACGAACCCTCAACTGGAAGGCAACAGCCAAGAAAAACCAGCTCATGGTCAACCAGTTTCAGGATGAAAAATCACAACCCGTATATTCGGTGATCGACAAAGGCCGGGTAATGAAGATGCCTTTCGAAGAGTTGAGCCTGCTCGATTATGCCATCAATGCCACCCTGGTTATCAGCAATGTCGTTCTGAAAAAGCAGGACAAGGCAGGGATGTTCACATTTTCAAAAAAAGTGGAAAACATTGTGGTAGCGGAACGACGAACTTCCCAGATGGGATTGATCCTGGAAACGCTTTACAACATTCAGACCGATTTTTTCGAATCGGATTTCAGCAGGTTATACGGCGATATCAAACGAAATATCACCAACCGCAGCCTTATTCTCCTTTATACCAATTTCGAAACATTGGACGGACTGCACCGCCAGTTGCCTTATTTAAAAGGTATTGCCAAAAATCACCTGCTCGTGGTCATCTTCTTTAAAAACACCAAACTCAACGCCCTCATCCACAATCGTGCCGAGACCATCCAGCAGGTTTACGACAAGGTCATCGCCGAAAAATTTGCTTTCGAAAAACGGCTCATTGTCAACGAACTCAGAAAATACGGTATCTACTCCATCCTCACCACTCCCGAGAACCTTACCATAGATACGATCAACAAATACCTGGAGATCAAGGCCAGGGGGCTGTTGTGATGAACAACTGACGATTTTTGATTTTAAGAACAAAATTATTAAATACCATGGAAATCAACTATGACAACAAGGTTTTCCGGCCTGTAAGTAATACGGAAAACGGGGAAACTTCCTCAGAAACGGTTTTTCACTACAAACAAAAGGGAAATATCCTCTCTTCGGAATACGGAGGCGGGCAGATCGTCACCGGACATTTGCTGGGTATTGTCAATTCAGGTGGTATAATCGATATGCAGTACCACCAGATCAACACACGTGGGGAACTGATGACCGGAATGTGCCGGTCCGTACCTGAAATCCTCCCGGACGGAAGGATACGGCTACACGAAAACTGGCAATGGACTTCCGGTGACCGTTCCGGGGGACAGTCGGTCATAGAGGAAATCCGGAAAGAATAAAGGCGCAGAATCCTGCACCTTTTAAAACTTAAACACCTACTTTTTCAAGCCGGTTATATCTTTTCATCCAGCCACGCTTTCATCATCCAAACCGTTTTTTCCTGTTCGGTGATAAAGTCACTCATCATCGAGTTGGTCCCCTCGTCATGGGCATCGGCAGATTCGTCGAGGATAACCCGTTCTATCTTGAGCAATTCGGTCAGTGAATCCACAACAAGACTTACGGCAGCCTCATCCTTGTGGACATTTTTGCCTACCGGTACTTTACCGGCCTTGATATAATCTTCAAAAGTGTGTAAAGGTGTTCCGCCGAGCGTAAGGACCCGTTCCGCGATCATATCTATTTTTTCCTGGGTGTCATTATACAGCTCCTCAAACTTTTCGTGCAGATCAAAAAAGCGTTTTCCGCGAATATTCCAGTGTATCCCTCTCAGGTTCTGATAGTAAAGCTGGAAATTGGCCAGCAAGTTGTTGAGATCCTTTTTCAAATCTTCGGTTTTGCTTACGTCTAATCCTAAACTGTTTAATTGCATAATGGTATGATTTTAAGTTCCTTGTTAATGTACAACAAATTTACCTATTATTTATGGGCAACAGAGCATAACATTTATCAATAGTTTTTATATTTTTATCGAATTAAACTATGTAAAACACGGGGAAAGACAAGGCCTTTATCCCGGCCGTAATCCTTTTTTCCAAAGATGATATAACAATGACCATTACCCAATTACAATATGTACTGGCTGTTGCCGAGTACCAGAATTTTACACTGGCTGCCGAAAAGAGTTTTGTAACCCAGCCTACCCTGAGCATGCAGATACAAAAACTGGAGGACGAACTCGACATCCTCATCTTCGACCGGAGCAAAAAACCCATCCAGTTGACGGAAGTGGGCAAAAAAATAGTGGATCAGGCCCGGAACATTGTCAGTGAGTCCGGAAGGATCAAAGATATCGTTCACCAGGAAAAAGGGTTCATCGGCGGAGAATTCAAACTGGGGATCATTCCTACGGTAATGCCTACGCTTCTGCCCATGTTCCTCAAGAATTTCATCAATAAATACCCTAAGGTCAATGTCAAAATAGAAGAACAGAATACCGCCACTCTTATCCAGAAGCTCATGGACGGGCACCTCGATGCTGCCATTGCCGCTACTCCGCTGGAAAACAACCAGATCAAGGAAAGAGTGCTCTATTACGAACCGTTTGTGGCCTATATCCCGGAAAATCACAGGCTCCACTCCAATATGAAAATCGATACGGCCGATCTTAAAATCGAGGATGTCCTTCTCCTGGAAGACGGACATTGCTTCCGGGACGGCGTCATCAACCTCTGCCATGCCGAAAAAGATTTCAAGAACGAACGCTTCCAGCTGGAAAGCGGTAGTTTCGAGACCATGATAAGACTGGCAGATGAAGGCATGGGCATGACCCTGCTTCCCTACCTGCACACACTGGAACTCAATGAAAATGAGAAAAAACACCTCCATTTCTTTAACGACCCCAGCCCGGCCAGGGAGGTAAGCCTTATTTATCACAAAAGCGAACTGAAATTACATATTATAGAAGCGCTGAAAGAAGTCATTTCCGGCGTAATCCGCGGGGCCATTGCTTTTCAAAACGTTCAGATTATAAGCCCCATCGGCAAAAAATAATAAAAAAAGCCGGATTTCTTTTCCGGCCAACTACAAATCGTATATGATGTCAAAATAAAAAATCCCGCTCCCGCGGGATTTTGATCGTTATGATTTTAGATAGATCAGACATTGTGAAAGCTCAGGTTTCCCTGAAATAAACTGGTTTAGCCAGATTTTTAATTCTTCCAGTTCATATGGTAACAATCGGTGTACCGCTTTTTCTACTTCTTTACAGAAAAGAACGGAATCAAAGCTCACTTTCTGGAGTACGACTTGGGTATACTCATACATAGCTCTTGCCATAATTATGAACGTTTTTAGGGTTAGTCCCGACCAGAGACCGGGGATATAATTACACCAAATATAACGATTTTTTTATATCAATTATTTTAGACAATCGTTAAATATTTCCTAATTAACTGGTTTGCACCAGTGTGCGAATGTGTTGTTTTCAACGCTGAATTCAGATCCGGTACGCATTTATTTTTCCAGCCGGTCTTTCACATATTCTATCTGTGTCTTTCCATGTGGCTTTGGTTTACCGTCTTCCCCAAGGTTTACCATCACTATTCTCTCTATGGATATAATGGTCATCCTCGTCATCTTGTTCCTCACCTCGCAGCGGAGAATCAGGGAACTCTTGCCAAATTTCACCACGTCAATACCAATTTCGATAACATCGCCTTCTCCGGCCGAATCCACAAAATTGATATCCGACATAAATTTGGTTACCACCTTCTTATTTTCCAGTTGAATAATGGCATACAATGCCGCCTCTTCGTCAATCCATTGTAAAAGGCGTCCCCCGAACAAGGTGCCGTTCGGGTTCAGGTCTTCGGGTTTAACCCACTTCCGGGTGTGAAATCTCATAGCTTCCGCGTTATGTTTATCCTCTAAAATTATTTATTTTGCACGAAATAACCTAACCCCGAACGGCGATTTACGAATTATGATACAGGTGATGCGGATTTTTATTTTTTTGATCCGTCGGCTACCGCTTAACCCTGAAAATTACAACAGATCTTGGAAGTACACACTACAACCGCTCTCAATGCTGCAGAACTCAAAGAATTTCTCGACACCAAGGTTGAACAATACAACAGGCCGGACTTTATAGGTACAGATCCCATCCAGGTCCCGCATCTGTTCTCCCGGAAAGAAGATATTGAAATTTCCGGATTTCTCGCAGCCACTATTGCCTGGGGCAACCGCAAGACCATTATTACCAATGCAAAGAAAATGATTGGGCTTATGGGAAATTCCCCTTATGACTTTGTAATGTCGCACAAAGAAAGTGACCTGGAAAAACTGGACAGCTTTGTCCACCGTACCTTTAACGGGGAAGATTTTAAATGTTTCGCCCGCGCCCTGCGTCACATTTATTCGGAACACGGGGGAATGGAAGCTGTTTTTGCACACCATGCCGAAGAAGGATCTCTGCAGAAAGCCATTCATGAATTCAAAAGACGCTTTTTCGAAATCCCACATTTAACCCGGACGGAAAAACACGTCTCCGACCCGTTAAAAGGTTCTTCGGCAAAACGCATTAACATGTATCTCCGGTGGATGGTTCGCAATGATAATACCGGAGTGGATTTCGGTATCTGGCAAAGCCTCTCCCCGTCGCAACTCTCCTGTCCACTGGATGTCCATTCGGGAAATATCGCCCGCAAGCTGGGGCTCCTGAAACGAAAGCAAAACGACGCCAGGGGATTGGCCGAACTGGACAAAAGCCTCCGGAACCTCGATCTGCGGGACCCCGTAAAATATGACTTTGCCCTCTTTGGACTCGGAGCCTTTGAAAAGTTCTGATTTTTTGTAGTAAATTAGGTGCAGCCCAAAAGGATTTTATATTATATTAAAACCACCCTATGAAAAAGAAAAATACCTCTTTACTGTTATTCCTCTTTATCTCTTCCCTGTTATTTGCCCAGAACAGGACACTTCCGACAGACACTACCGTCACTACCAATCATGAAGTAACCGTTAACGGCAACCGGTTTTCCTATACTGCCACAACGGGTACACAACCTGTGTGGGGGGAAGACGACAAACCGGTAGCAGCACTTTTCTATACCTATTACGAAAGGGACGGCATAAAAGACCGGGTAAACAGGCCCCTGGTCATATCGTTCAATGGCGGACCGGGTTCTGCATCGGTATGGATGCACCTCGCCTATACCGGCCCCCGGATATTGAATGTTGATGATGAGGGGTATCCCGTACAACCTTACGGTGTAAAGGAAAATCCGCATTCCATATTGGACGTTGCTGATATTGTCTATGTAAACCCCGTAAATACAGGCTATTCCAGGCTTATGGAAACCGAAGAAAAAAAGGCGGAACGTTCGGATTTTTTCGGTGTAAATGCCGATATCGCATACCTTGCGGACTGGATCAATACTTTTGTAAGCCGTATGGGACGCTGGCGGTCGCCCAAATACCTCATCGGTGAAAGTTACGGAACTACCCGGGTGTCCGGACTGGCACTGGAATTACAAAACAGGCAGTGGATGTACCTCAACGGGGTGATCCTTGTGTCACCTACAGAACTGGGAATAAAAAGGGACGGCCCGGTAGAAATTGCAAACCGTTTGCCTTACTTTGCCGCCGCAGCGTGGTATCACAAAGTACTCCCTCCCGAATTGCAGCAAAAGGACCTGGAGAAACTACTGCCCGAAGTGGAAAATTACGCTGTAAACGAGCTTCTTCCCGCGCTGGTGAGGGGCGGTTTCCTCGAAGAATCGCGAAAAAAAAACATTGCTTCCCGTATGGCCCGCTATTCCGGATTGTCCGAAAAGGTGATCCTGCAGCACGACCTGGAAGTACCGTTCCGGTATTTCTGGAAGGAACTGCTCCGTGATAAAAAGGGATATACCATAGGAAGACTGGATTCCCGTTACCTCGGCATAGACCGCAAAGATGCCGGAGATTCTCCCGATTACAATGCCGAACTGACCTCCTGGCTGCACTCTTTCACCCCGGCCGTCAACTATTACATCCGGGAACGTCTCAGGTTTAAAACGGATGTAAAATACAATATGTTCGGCCCGGTACACCCCTGGGACCGTTCTGATGACCATACCGGAGAAAACCTCAGGCAGGCCATGGCGCAAAACCCCTCCCTGCACGTCATGATACAATCGGGGTATTTTGACGGGGCTACCACTTATTTCAATGCCAAATATACCATGTGGCAAATGGACCCGGGCGGCAGGCTTAAAGACAGGCTCCGTTTCGAAGCCTACCGAAGCGGACATATGATGTACCTCCGCAAAGAGGACCTCAAAACGGCAAATGACCATATCCGGGAGTTTATACAGCATTCCTCCCCGAAAAAGGACCAACCCGTAAAATACGACTAACACCAAATTGCACGCACCTATGCTAAAGTCTCTTTTCAACAGGAAAAAAACTACCGCCCCCTACCGGTACGGCATAGCGCTGGGAGGGGGCGGTGCACGCGGTTTTGCTCACCTGGGCGTGCTCAAGGCCCTGCAGGAAGCCGGGATAAAACCCGATATCATTTCCGGGGTAAGTGCCGGTGCCATTGTAGGTGCCTTTATAGCGGGAGGTTTTTCCCCGGACGAAGTTTTTGAGATCATGAAAGAGAACAGGCTGGGGAATTTTACCGGTATTCAGTTCCCCAGGGACGGCCTCCTGAACTTTGACAAGCTGCAGCACACCATCACCCGGTTTATCCCTGCCAAGAACATTGAAGACCTTCCCCTGCCTTTTTATGTAGCCGCCTCCAACCTGAACGACGGAATCATCGAGTATTTTGACAAAGGTGAACTGGGAAAGACCGTACAGGCCTCTGCTTCCATCCCGGTATTGTTCTCCCCGGTCAAAATCAACGGTAAAAAATATGTGGACGGCGGTATTTTTGACAATGTTCCCATTGCCCCTCTCAAGGAAAAATGTGAAACCATCATCGGTATAAACATAAGTCCCACACAGCGGGTGGATAAACTCAATAACCTGATAGATATTGCCAGCAGGACCTTTCACCTTAGTGTAGAGTCCACTTCCGTACGGAAAAAAGAAGAATGTGATATTTATATAGCGCCGTCAGAATTATATAATTATCCTATCCTGGATGCATCGAAGGCAGAAAAAATGTTTCTCATAGGATATGAATATACCAAGGCACTGCAGGTATTTGCACAGGAATAATTCCTGAAATTTTTCAGAAAAGGGAAAAGCGGCATACTAATTGAAAATAATATCGCTGTATCTGGCCCGCACCGTGATTTGCCTGTCGGAACCACTGTTTTGATGATAGCCTTTTATCTCGGTATTGCCTTTCTCTACTGTAGTCGATACTTTTAATCCCGGAGGGATTTTTATATTCGAATCCTCCCCGTTGAAAAACAGCCGGAACCCGGATTCGGGTAATACGATCATTGCATTGGTATTGTCCAGCACCAGGTCCAGCCTGTTAAAGTTCCTGCCAATGTTCTTCACCTCCAGACTACCGAAACTCCCCTGGATATGTCCGCTGTGCAACAGGTTTTCTACGGTAACATCCGAGGAATTGGATATAAGTTCCAGGCTGCTTACGTTTTCCAGGTCAACTTCCTTTACGTAGTTAACCTTGAGTTTACCCCCGTTCCAGTTGTGTACCAGAACGGGAGCATATGATGTTTCGATGGAGGTCTCTTTTCCGTTAACCCGGTTGGCCCTGAGGCTGGCATGTGACAGGGTGGCCCGTATGTTTTCCGAGTTTTCGGCCAGTTTTACTTCGCCGTGGCGCACATTCATTTTCAGCTTTGCCCCCTTTGGCATTTTGATCAGGATACGTTTCTTTACATTCACTTCCTTCTCTTTTCCGTCACTGTAGAAATAAAATATGGAGGGTGCCTGATCTCCTGCCTCTTCCCGGACCTTAATGGCCTGTTTCCTTGCCTTTTCGGCAGCCTGCCGGGCTTTTTCCGCATGCTCCTTTATTTTTTCCCGGTCTATTTTTATCTTCTTCGCATTTTCCTCTACCTCTTCCCGGTGTGCTTCCATCTTCTTCTTCCAGGATTCCATCTGTTTTTTAAATTTTTCGTCAAAAGTCTCTTCCCACTTCTTTTTCCATTCTTCCATGTACTTGTCTCCTTCCTTTTTATAGGCCTCATAGTCAAAAGAGAGATTGGTCATATCCAGTACTTGCGGAGGCATCGGGGGTACGGGAGGAACAGGTATATCCGCAAAGTCGGGAATATCCGGCATCTCCGGAATTTCGGGCATATCGGGCAGCACAAAGTTAAAGTTCATCCCGTCTGCATCGGCTATCCATATATTGCCGGGGCGGGTAGCGACAGAAATCCTCTTTTTATCCCCCGTAGCCTTAAATTCCCAGCTTTCCAAATATTTTTCGGCTTCTTCACGGCTTATACCTCCCACTTCAATAGTGGCCAGCACTTCTACCGTGTTTCTATCCCAGGTTTCAAACTCCACATCGGTATGACTGGTGTTTACTTCGATAGTAACATCCGGGTTAACCTCGAAACTTTCCCGAAAAGTCTCGGTTTCTTTCTGTGCCTGCACATGTACGGTAAAAAGCCATACGAACAACAGGCTAAACCTGTAAATCAGATCTTTCTTCATCTTTTTTGTTTTTGAGTTCCTGTAATTTTTCTTTTAAACGATAGAGCAGCTGCAACCGCATTTTCAAGTTATCGATCAGGGCGGTTACCGTCTGTTCGTTGGGCCCCACGTTGTTCAGCTCCCGGTTGAGCGCCTGATATTCTTCATTGAGTTCGGCCAGCCTGTCCATATACCCTTTGAAAAGCCTTTTGTCCTTTTCATCCACCTCAATACGCGACAACTCCCAGTTTATGGCTGTCATGTAATAATCTTCCACCTTTTTCAGATCGGGGGAAAGGTCGCCCAGGGAAATCCGGCCGGCCGGTTCGTCCGGATTCCCGGTATCGGTAATCACGGGGTTATCTGTTCGGGGAGTTCCGGTTTCGCGTATGGCGTAAAACGCAACGCCGATCCCTATAAGTAGCAAAACGGAAGCTGCAATTTTCCGGGCCTGCGAAAAATATCTTCTTTTAATTTTCTTTTCCGGCAAGTCATGCTTCAATCTTGATAAAAACCGTTCTTCATGCCCTTCCGGCATTTTACCGGAGGATTCGTATGCCTTTTTCAACATTTTCCTTAGGTCTTTCATAAGCCTGTATCCTGTTTATACTATTGTCCGGCAGCTAAAATCCGGCAATTTTATTTTTATACCTGTTTGTACTCCTCCAGCATTTCCCGCAGCTTCTTTTTGGCACGGAAGAGTAATGTTCTTGAATTCACTTCGGTAATCCCCAGTATTTCGGATATTTCCTCGTGGTCGTATCCTTCCACCAGGAACAACATTACTACATGCCTGCTGCTTTCGGGCAACCGTTCCATGGCACGGATCACTGTTTGCTGTGTAACGCTGTCTTCCACCAGCCACTCCGACGGTCCTTCTTCCGCTACTTCATGCAATACGTCTTCTACAGACAGCCACCGCTCTTTTTTACGTTTTATGTTGTCCAGACAGTGATTGATCACAATGCGTTTTAACCATGCCCCGAAAGTCACTTCCCTCTTGTACTGGTCCAGTTTCTGAAAAGCCTTTATAAAAGCTTCCTGCACGGCATCTTCGGCGTCTTCCCGGTTGTCCAGGTAACGTTTGGCCACACAGAACATGGCATCACAATATTGCCTGTACAGCTTTAATTGTGCCTTGTGGTCGTTATTTTTACACTTTTCGATGAGATCTGTCTGAAACATTCCGGCCGGTCTGTTGAACTTTTATTTTTTACTTCATATTAAATCCGCATGGCTTTCATCTTTATAGACGATATAAAAAACCCGGTGTTGCAATTTTTAGCAAATTTTATAACTTTGTCCTCAACAAGATACGCAAAAAATCGCATCACCCTAAATCAAAAATCATCATAAACAAAAGAAATACAACGGATTACACACAAAAATGATCTTTTGTAAATCTTTTAATCCTCTTCTTATAAAAAATTTAACAATAGGGATTTGGATTTTATAGACGACCGGTCATATATTTGTCCCGTCAAATTAAGGAGACCTTGTCAGAAACCGTCAGACATAAAGAAAAAACCGCATTCCTTCTGGAAAAAGGCCTGGAATTGCTTTGGTTTAAAGGGTATAACGGTACCAGTGTCAACGATATTGTCAAGGTGGCCGATGTACCTAAAGGTTCTTTTTATTTTTATTTTGACTCCAAGGAAGACTTTGCCGTAAAAGCGCTCGACAGGTATTTTACGCTGAAAAGGGAAGCTACGGCAGAAATGCTGGAGGATGAATCCATTCCGCCTTCACAACGGCTCTACAATTATTACGACAAGCGCGTTACGATAATGAAAGAGCAACTGAAATGTACCCTGGGCTGTATGGCGTGTAATATCGGCAACGAAATGGCCGAACACAGTGAGAGAATACGCCTTACCGTGGTGAACCATGAAGAAAGGATAAGGCGGCAGATCATTGATGTGGTAATAGCCGCCCAAATGAACGAAGAAATAGACCATACCGTCAACCCGGATAAAATAGTTGCATTTATCGAAGATGCTTACAAAGGGATGCTCATCTCCATGAAATCAAGCCAGAGTGCCGAACCTTTGGACAATTTTTTATTTTTTCTAAAGACCCTCATACTGAAATAATTTTTTTTCGTCAATTATAGACGACCGGTCAACTTAACACAAACACCAAACTAAAATCCAGAAACGCTATGAAACATTCCGCACCACACATTCTCAAGACTTTGTAAAAGTACCCCGGGGTATTTCCCGGGTAAATCCATTCACTAAACATTATTCGTAAGATCAAACAGATGACACGGGGAAGGAATCCCGATTTTCGTGTATCGGGTATTTTCTTTTCCAAAAACTAAACGCTATGAAAAAACACAACATCCAAAGCATAGGGATAGTACTATCCATGTCCCTGCTGATCACCTCGGCTATAGTATCCTGCAGCAATAGCACTGCCGCGGAACAGGGGCCTCAGGCTCTGGCCACCCCGTACATAATCCCGTCTACGGAAAAAATCACCGACTGGAGCGAATATATCGGTCGCTTCGAGGCGTCAGAACGTGTAGAGATCCGTTCACGGGTCGACGGCTATATCCAATCGGTTAATTTCCGCGACGGGGATGTCGTAAAAAAGGGACAGACCCTGTTTGTCATAGACCAGCGTCCTTTTTATACGGCCCTGAAACAGGCGGAAGCCGATAAATTACAGGCCGAGGCCGATCTCCTTCGTACTCAAAGTGATTATGACCGTATTGCATCTGTCCAGGATTCAAGGGCAGTATCGGCTGAAGAAGTAGAACAGCGCAAACAAATCGCTAAATCTGCTGAGGCCAGGCTTATGGCTGCCAATGCCAGGCTGGAGGAAGCACGCCTCAACCTCGGCTATACCGAGATCAAGGCGCCCATCACAGGGAAAATCAGTGAAGATTTTGTAAACCGGGGAAACTATATTACCGGCGGTGCGGCGAATGCCACACTACTGACCACGGTCCTCGCTGTAGATCCCATTCATTTTTATTTTGAAGGTAATGAAGATGATTTTGCACGCTTTCATTCTTCCCGGGGAGCGAACGGAGAAAGAACGAAAACTCACAAACCGGTAGTTGTTAAACTTTCTTCCGAAGACAGTTATTCTCGCGAAGGATATATGGATTTCGTAGACAATGAAATTCAGCGAAATACCGGAACCATACGGGGCAGGGCCGTATTTAAAAATCCCGACATGCAACTTGAGGCAGGGATGTTCGGACGGTTGCGGTTGCTGGAAAAAAACAGGACCGATGCCATTCTCATCCCGGAAAAAGCTATAAGCAGCAGTCAGTCGCAAAAGATTGTATATACGATAGGACCCGACAGCACCGTACAGGTAAAACCGGTAAAACTGGGGAAACTGTACCGCGAAAAATACAGGATCATTACCGGCGGACTCACAACAGAAGATCGTATAATCACAGGCAATCTTCTTAAAGTACGACCGGGAATGAAAGTCCGGCCCCAACAGCAGTCTTTTGCAGTAAAGCAACAGGATAGCATTTCTGTCGCCTCACGTTAGGCTAAACTCACATATCAATTTTCAGTCGCCCTCCCGGTACCGAAATTCCCGGGAGAACGACATTATTATCTGATTTTGAACTGTCCAATAAACGGAAAGGCTGTTCAACGGCCTTTCCATATCTAAAAAGCAACGCGTATATGAAATTCAGTCACACCTTTATAAAAAGGCCGATCCTATCCATTGTCATCTCCATATTACTGATGATTGTAGGGGGGCTGGCCTATTTTTCACTTCCCATATCGCAATACCCGGAAGTAGCCCCTCCCACGGTAGTGGTACGGGCCACTTACCCGGGAGCGAGTGCGGAAACCATTTCCAAAACCGTAGCCACACCCCTGGAACAGGAAATCAACGGGGTGGAAGGCATGATATATATGCTTTCCCAGGCCACCAATGACGGTTCCCTGGAGATTACCGTGACCTTTAAACAGGGCGTAGATGTAGACAATGCCCAGGTTCTTGTACAAAACCGGGTGGCCATAGCCGAACCGCGCCTTCCCGAACAGGTAAGACGATTGGGAATTACCACCGTAAAAAGTTCCCCGGACCTCATGATGGTGATCCACATGA contains the following coding sequences:
- a CDS encoding hydrogen peroxide-inducible genes activator; translated protein: MTITQLQYVLAVAEYQNFTLAAEKSFVTQPTLSMQIQKLEDELDILIFDRSKKPIQLTEVGKKIVDQARNIVSESGRIKDIVHQEKGFIGGEFKLGIIPTVMPTLLPMFLKNFINKYPKVNVKIEEQNTATLIQKLMDGHLDAAIAATPLENNQIKERVLYYEPFVAYIPENHRLHSNMKIDTADLKIEDVLLLEDGHCFRDGVINLCHAEKDFKNERFQLESGSFETMIRLADEGMGMTLLPYLHTLELNENEKKHLHFFNDPSPAREVSLIYHKSELKLHIIEALKEVISGVIRGAIAFQNVQIISPIGKK
- a CDS encoding TIGR02757 family protein, with the translated sequence MEVHTTTALNAAELKEFLDTKVEQYNRPDFIGTDPIQVPHLFSRKEDIEISGFLAATIAWGNRKTIITNAKKMIGLMGNSPYDFVMSHKESDLEKLDSFVHRTFNGEDFKCFARALRHIYSEHGGMEAVFAHHAEEGSLQKAIHEFKRRFFEIPHLTRTEKHVSDPLKGSSAKRINMYLRWMVRNDNTGVDFGIWQSLSPSQLSCPLDVHSGNIARKLGLLKRKQNDARGLAELDKSLRNLDLRDPVKYDFALFGLGAFEKF
- a CDS encoding Dps family protein; amino-acid sequence: MQLNSLGLDVSKTEDLKKDLNNLLANFQLYYQNLRGIHWNIRGKRFFDLHEKFEELYNDTQEKIDMIAERVLTLGGTPLHTFEDYIKAGKVPVGKNVHKDEAAVSLVVDSLTELLKIERVILDESADAHDEGTNSMMSDFITEQEKTVWMMKAWLDEKI
- a CDS encoding n-acetylglutamate synthase, which encodes MEINYDNKVFRPVSNTENGETSSETVFHYKQKGNILSSEYGGGQIVTGHLLGIVNSGGIIDMQYHQINTRGELMTGMCRSVPEILPDGRIRLHENWQWTSGDRSGGQSVIEEIRKE
- a CDS encoding RNA polymerase sigma factor, translated to MFQTDLIEKCKNNDHKAQLKLYRQYCDAMFCVAKRYLDNREDAEDAVQEAFIKAFQKLDQYKREVTFGAWLKRIVINHCLDNIKRKKERWLSVEDVLHEVAEEGPSEWLVEDSVTQQTVIRAMERLPESSRHVVMLFLVEGYDHEEISEILGITEVNSRTLLFRAKKKLREMLEEYKQV
- a CDS encoding S10 family peptidase, with the protein product MKKKNTSLLLFLFISSLLFAQNRTLPTDTTVTTNHEVTVNGNRFSYTATTGTQPVWGEDDKPVAALFYTYYERDGIKDRVNRPLVISFNGGPGSASVWMHLAYTGPRILNVDDEGYPVQPYGVKENPHSILDVADIVYVNPVNTGYSRLMETEEKKAERSDFFGVNADIAYLADWINTFVSRMGRWRSPKYLIGESYGTTRVSGLALELQNRQWMYLNGVILVSPTELGIKRDGPVEIANRLPYFAAAAWYHKVLPPELQQKDLEKLLPEVENYAVNELLPALVRGGFLEESRKKNIASRMARYSGLSEKVILQHDLEVPFRYFWKELLRDKKGYTIGRLDSRYLGIDRKDAGDSPDYNAELTSWLHSFTPAVNYYIRERLRFKTDVKYNMFGPVHPWDRSDDHTGENLRQAMAQNPSLHVMIQSGYFDGATTYFNAKYTMWQMDPGGRLKDRLRFEAYRSGHMMYLRKEDLKTANDHIREFIQHSSPKKDQPVKYD
- a CDS encoding DUF58 domain-containing protein is translated as MKLFKPLYLQNRFFYGCIAVIVLFIISFIFGKLFFVAKLGLIILLAFTFLDIVILFYSRTGIKAVRALPEKFSNGDKNPVQVTIDNYYTFPVHARVTDEIPEQFQIRDFRIDRKLPASASHTLEYTLRPTERGEYHFGRLNIYISSALGLIAKRYVFCDNVMIPTYPAFLQLRKYDLMAFTNRLHQYGIKKIRRIGHTMEFEQIKEYVQGDDIRTLNWKATAKKNQLMVNQFQDEKSQPVYSVIDKGRVMKMPFEELSLLDYAINATLVISNVVLKKQDKAGMFTFSKKVENIVVAERRTSQMGLILETLYNIQTDFFESDFSRLYGDIKRNITNRSLILLYTNFETLDGLHRQLPYLKGIAKNHLLVVIFFKNTKLNALIHNRAETIQQVYDKVIAEKFAFEKRLIVNELRKYGIYSILTTPENLTIDTINKYLEIKARGLL
- a CDS encoding patatin-like phospholipase family protein, giving the protein MLKSLFNRKKTTAPYRYGIALGGGGARGFAHLGVLKALQEAGIKPDIISGVSAGAIVGAFIAGGFSPDEVFEIMKENRLGNFTGIQFPRDGLLNFDKLQHTITRFIPAKNIEDLPLPFYVAASNLNDGIIEYFDKGELGKTVQASASIPVLFSPVKINGKKYVDGGIFDNVPIAPLKEKCETIIGINISPTQRVDKLNNLIDIASRTFHLSVESTSVRKKEECDIYIAPSELYNYPILDASKAEKMFLIGYEYTKALQVFAQE
- a CDS encoding acyl-CoA thioesterase, encoding MRFHTRKWVKPEDLNPNGTLFGGRLLQWIDEEAALYAIIQLENKKVVTKFMSDINFVDSAGEGDVIEIGIDVVKFGKSSLILRCEVRNKMTRMTIISIERIVMVNLGEDGKPKPHGKTQIEYVKDRLEK
- a CDS encoding TetR/AcrR family transcriptional regulator, whose translation is MSETVRHKEKTAFLLEKGLELLWFKGYNGTSVNDIVKVADVPKGSFYFYFDSKEDFAVKALDRYFTLKREATAEMLEDESIPPSQRLYNYYDKRVTIMKEQLKCTLGCMACNIGNEMAEHSERIRLTVVNHEERIRRQIIDVVIAAQMNEEIDHTVNPDKIVAFIEDAYKGMLISMKSSQSAEPLDNFLFFLKTLILK